In Gordonia phthalatica, one genomic interval encodes:
- the eccB gene encoding type VII secretion protein EccB: MSRRITTRAQVSGYRFGLARAEHALVRRDVRMMHDPMRAQMRALIAGAILAVVIVAGAGIYGFIRPQPGVKDAQIVTADSGAVYVLLDGVMHPAANIASARLILGQAAPVRKVSDTALADYPRGAQVGIVGGPTTLAAAADADVSTWTVCDSAGVSAVIVGRVDSGSPADAALVEHDDVAWLVYRAPGPDGAMTPVRARVDGSRVELLRALGLESVTPRPVGSGFLDSFPARPDLRVPDVPGRGSPGVLGRPVGSVVATAGVDETLSFHLILSDGVQHLSVAAAETMRLSDPDAEGAVPRIAPADLAAVPVRETVPLTHFPTAVPALSDVEPPVLCHRWSRDRDASLASAQVMAARRLPIPNEARPVTLATADGPGPALDLVYLQPGSGEHVLLTGVEPDSRRASTPFYISDVGVRYRLAGAETASILGLDDPLRAPWPMVSLLPSGPELSREAAAVTRDGTS, translated from the coding sequence ATGTCACGACGCATCACCACGCGTGCGCAGGTCAGCGGGTACCGCTTCGGGTTGGCGCGCGCCGAGCATGCCCTCGTCCGCCGCGACGTCCGCATGATGCACGATCCGATGCGCGCGCAGATGCGCGCGCTGATCGCGGGCGCGATCCTCGCGGTCGTGATCGTGGCCGGCGCGGGGATCTACGGTTTCATTCGGCCGCAGCCGGGCGTGAAGGACGCGCAGATCGTCACCGCGGACAGCGGTGCGGTGTACGTGCTGCTCGACGGCGTGATGCACCCGGCCGCGAACATCGCCTCCGCGCGACTGATCCTCGGGCAGGCTGCCCCGGTCCGGAAGGTCAGCGACACCGCACTCGCCGATTATCCGCGCGGCGCGCAGGTGGGGATCGTCGGCGGTCCGACGACACTCGCGGCGGCAGCGGACGCCGACGTCTCGACGTGGACCGTGTGCGACTCGGCCGGCGTCAGTGCCGTGATCGTGGGGCGCGTCGACTCGGGGTCGCCCGCGGACGCTGCGCTGGTAGAGCACGACGACGTCGCCTGGCTCGTCTACCGAGCGCCCGGCCCGGACGGTGCGATGACACCCGTGCGTGCCCGCGTCGACGGCAGTCGGGTGGAGTTGCTGCGAGCGCTCGGCCTGGAATCGGTGACGCCACGGCCCGTTGGCTCCGGATTCCTCGACTCGTTCCCCGCACGACCCGACCTGCGCGTGCCCGACGTTCCCGGCCGCGGGTCGCCCGGCGTCCTCGGCAGGCCGGTGGGATCGGTGGTGGCCACCGCCGGAGTCGACGAGACCCTCAGCTTTCACCTCATCCTGTCCGACGGCGTCCAACACCTGTCGGTGGCCGCGGCCGAGACCATGCGGCTGTCGGACCCGGACGCGGAGGGCGCGGTGCCGCGGATCGCACCCGCGGACCTCGCCGCCGTCCCGGTCCGCGAGACCGTGCCGCTGACCCACTTCCCGACCGCGGTGCCCGCACTGTCCGACGTGGAGCCGCCGGTCCTGTGCCACCGCTGGAGTCGCGATCGCGACGCCTCGCTCGCTTCCGCGCAGGTGATGGCGGCGCGACGACTGCCGATCCCGAACGAAGCGCGGCCGGTCACGTTGGCGACCGCCGACGGCCCCGGGCCCGCGCTCGACCTGGTCTATCTGCAACCCGGGTCCGGCGAGCACGTCCTGCTGACCGGTGTCGAACCGGATTCGCGCCGCGCATCGACGCCCTTCTACATCAGCGACGTCGGCGTCCGCTATCGACTGGCGGGTGCGGAGACGGCGTCGATCCTCGGGCTCGACGACCCGCTGCGGGCACCCTGGCCGATGGTGTCACTGCTGCCATCCGGGCCGGAACTGAGCCGGGAGGCCGCAGCCGTGACCCGCGACGGCACGAGCTGA
- a CDS encoding TetR/AcrR family transcriptional regulator, whose product MPSDGPGPLELHVANAPAPIPERADAARNRRLLLAAAQSLIDSQGAAAVTMEAVARAAGVGKGTVFRRFGNRTGLMLALLDHSESDLQQGFLSGPEPLGPGAPPLERLIAYGRARLKMTVDHLDILLEAGADHPDHLSHPVWAMSTQHVRMLLGELGFHGRVEVVAQAVQAPIMAQTVRHLIDVIGMTRAEIADDWEAMVRRLVAGY is encoded by the coding sequence ATGCCCTCCGACGGCCCCGGGCCCCTCGAACTGCACGTGGCGAACGCCCCCGCTCCCATCCCGGAGCGGGCCGACGCCGCGCGCAATCGGCGCCTGCTCCTGGCGGCAGCGCAGTCGTTGATCGACAGTCAGGGCGCCGCCGCCGTCACCATGGAGGCCGTGGCCCGTGCGGCCGGTGTCGGCAAGGGCACCGTCTTCCGCCGATTCGGCAACCGCACCGGCCTGATGCTCGCCCTCCTCGACCATTCCGAATCCGACCTGCAGCAGGGCTTCCTCTCCGGCCCCGAGCCGTTGGGCCCCGGCGCTCCCCCGCTGGAACGTCTGATCGCCTACGGTCGCGCGCGACTGAAGATGACCGTCGATCACCTCGACATCCTGCTCGAGGCCGGCGCCGACCACCCCGATCATCTGTCGCACCCGGTGTGGGCGATGTCGACCCAGCACGTGCGGATGCTGCTGGGCGAACTCGGCTTCCACGGTCGCGTCGAAGTGGTCGCGCAGGCCGTTCAGGCGCCGATCATGGCGCAGACCGTCCGTCACCTCATCGACGTGATCGGCATGACACGCGCGGAGATCGCCGACGACTGGGAGGCGATGGTCCGGCGACTGGTCGCCGGGTACTGA